Proteins found in one Amycolatopsis aidingensis genomic segment:
- the hisH gene encoding imidazole glycerol phosphate synthase subunit HisH, with translation MTSVVILDYGSGNLRSAERAVRRAGAEVEVTADPHAALRADGLVVPGVGAFAACMKGLLEVGGEKIIGKRLAGGRPVLGICVGMQILFERGVEHGVQTEGTGEWPGTVDRLHAEVLPHMGWNTVRAPADTELFAGLEAGARFYFVHSYAARSWELDSGLPGRQPKVTWAHHGEDFVAAVENGPLWATQFHPEKSGDEGAQVLANWLRTL, from the coding sequence GTGACTTCCGTCGTGATCCTGGACTACGGCTCCGGAAACCTGCGTTCCGCCGAGCGCGCCGTGCGGCGTGCCGGTGCCGAGGTCGAGGTGACGGCGGACCCGCATGCGGCACTGAGGGCGGACGGCCTGGTGGTGCCAGGGGTGGGCGCCTTCGCCGCCTGCATGAAAGGGCTGCTCGAGGTCGGCGGCGAGAAGATCATCGGCAAGCGGCTGGCCGGTGGCCGCCCGGTGCTCGGTATCTGCGTCGGCATGCAGATCCTGTTCGAGCGCGGGGTGGAACACGGCGTCCAGACCGAGGGCACCGGCGAGTGGCCGGGCACGGTGGACCGGTTGCACGCCGAGGTGCTGCCGCATATGGGCTGGAACACCGTGCGTGCCCCGGCGGACACCGAGCTGTTCGCCGGGTTGGAGGCAGGCGCCCGGTTCTACTTCGTGCACTCCTACGCCGCACGCAGCTGGGAGCTGGACTCCGGGCTGCCCGGCCGCCAGCCGAAGGTCACCTGGGCGCACCACGGCGAGGACTTCGTCGCTGCGGTGGAGAACGGGCCGCTGTGGGCCACCCAGTTCCACCCGGAGAAGTCCGGGG
- a CDS encoding MFS transporter, whose product MSPLRHRDFRLLLIATVAMMSGFSLLLPVLPLWVIAGGGSEAVAGATTGVFMASTVLAQLTVPTAVRLYGYKPALLLGTGLLGVPALLLPVTESALAVLAISLARGVGFGLVTVCGSALIAELLPKDALAGGSGLYGLATGLPQLVCLPAGAWLAQDWGFRPVFLIAAGLPVASMIGVALLPRVFPRDGERTRWLSTVALTWRPWVVMLLGSVGYGALATFLPVVLGGSGAIALLLVAGTAMVGRWLAGLVGSRMTAAGRMLPPALVTVAVGLLGFAAATANAPLAILAVAVFGAGFGVVQNDSLVVMFHRSPAGAASMVWNVAFDAGQGLGAVAVGAVVAGTSFGVAFAILGALAVAALPLLRRPRRASGLG is encoded by the coding sequence GTGTCCCCGCTTCGTCACCGTGACTTCCGGCTGCTGCTGATCGCCACGGTGGCGATGATGAGCGGCTTCTCACTGCTGTTGCCGGTCCTGCCACTGTGGGTGATCGCGGGCGGCGGCAGCGAGGCCGTTGCCGGCGCGACCACCGGGGTGTTCATGGCGAGCACGGTGCTCGCCCAGCTCACGGTGCCGACCGCGGTTCGCCTGTACGGCTACAAACCCGCGCTGCTGCTGGGCACGGGACTGCTCGGCGTGCCCGCGCTGCTGCTGCCGGTGACCGAATCCGCTTTGGCGGTGCTGGCCATCTCCCTGGCCCGCGGCGTGGGCTTCGGCCTGGTGACCGTCTGCGGCAGCGCGCTGATCGCCGAACTGCTGCCGAAGGACGCCCTCGCCGGTGGCTCCGGTCTCTACGGCCTCGCCACCGGGCTGCCGCAGCTGGTCTGTCTCCCCGCGGGCGCGTGGCTGGCGCAGGACTGGGGGTTCCGGCCGGTCTTCCTGATCGCCGCCGGGCTCCCGGTCGCCAGCATGATCGGGGTCGCGCTGCTGCCGAGGGTCTTCCCCCGCGACGGCGAGCGCACCCGATGGCTGTCCACAGTGGCGCTGACCTGGCGGCCGTGGGTGGTGATGCTGCTCGGCTCGGTGGGCTACGGCGCGCTGGCCACCTTCCTGCCCGTGGTGCTCGGTGGCTCCGGCGCGATCGCCCTGCTGCTGGTGGCCGGTACCGCGATGGTGGGCCGATGGCTCGCCGGGCTGGTGGGCAGCAGGATGACGGCCGCGGGCCGGATGCTGCCACCGGCGCTGGTGACCGTGGCGGTTGGCCTGCTCGGCTTCGCCGCCGCCACCGCGAACGCGCCGCTGGCGATCCTCGCGGTGGCCGTGTTCGGCGCGGGGTTCGGCGTGGTGCAGAACGACTCCCTCGTGGTGATGTTCCACCGGTCCCCGGCCGGGGCGGCCAGCATGGTGTGGAACGTCGCCTTCGACGCGGGCCAGGGCCTCGGCGCGGTCGCCGTCGGCGCCGTGGTCGCCGGGACCAGCTTCGGCGTCGCCTTCGCCATCCTCGGTGCCCTCGCCGTGGCCGCCCTGCCCCTGCTCCGCAGGCCCCGGCGGGCGAGTGGCCTAGGCTGA
- a CDS encoding transketolase family protein: MQTMRETFLSTIGAQLDADPRLAVVLADISAAQLEHAAHRHPDRVINVGIREQLLIGVTGGLSLSGMRPVAHTFPSFLVERPYEQIKLDLTHQGAGAVLVSSGASYDMSTEGRTHQSPADVALLDTVPGWTVHVPGHPEEARRLLLAALPGTGTVYLRLSAAVNAEPHHGTGFQVIRRGGAGVVLAVGPMLDRVLAATAGLDVTVLYAATIRPFDAAGLRAAVGSGPADVVLVEPYLAGTSAHLVTEALAATPHRLRSLGVRRDREVRLYGTMSDHDRAHGLDEASLAGTIRAFLS; the protein is encoded by the coding sequence ATGCAGACCATGCGCGAGACCTTCCTGTCCACCATCGGCGCGCAGCTGGACGCCGACCCCCGGCTGGCCGTGGTGCTGGCCGACATCTCGGCGGCCCAGCTCGAGCACGCCGCCCACCGGCACCCGGACCGGGTGATCAACGTCGGCATCCGGGAGCAGCTGCTGATCGGCGTCACCGGCGGGCTGTCACTGTCCGGAATGCGGCCGGTGGCGCACACCTTCCCGTCCTTCCTGGTGGAACGCCCTTACGAGCAGATCAAGCTGGACCTGACCCATCAGGGCGCCGGCGCCGTGCTGGTGTCCTCCGGCGCCTCCTACGACATGTCCACCGAAGGCCGTACCCATCAGTCGCCGGCCGACGTCGCGCTGCTCGACACGGTTCCCGGGTGGACCGTGCACGTGCCTGGGCATCCGGAGGAGGCACGCAGGCTGCTGCTGGCGGCGCTGCCCGGTACCGGCACCGTGTACCTGCGGCTGTCCGCGGCGGTGAACGCCGAACCCCACCACGGCACCGGATTCCAGGTGATCCGCCGGGGTGGTGCCGGCGTGGTACTCGCGGTCGGCCCGATGCTGGACCGGGTGCTCGCGGCGACCGCGGGCCTGGACGTCACCGTGCTGTACGCGGCGACCATCCGCCCCTTCGACGCGGCCGGGCTGCGCGCCGCCGTCGGCTCCGGCCCCGCCGATGTGGTGCTGGTGGAGCCCTACCTCGCGGGCACCTCCGCCCACCTCGTCACCGAGGCACTGGCCGCCACCCCGCACCGCCTGCGCTCCCTCGGCGTGCGCCGGGACCGTGAGGTCCGGCTGTACGGCACCATGTCCGATCACGACCGGGCCCACGGCCTGGACGAGGCTTCCCTCGCGGGCACCATCCGCGCCTTCCTCAGCTGA
- a CDS encoding thiamine pyrophosphate-dependent enzyme, with translation MTTPTTTPTTTPTPAPRSPGFADLPGLMSQLTGDEKHTAAATSTLDVLWVLYDRVLNVTPETAGDPARDRFLLSKGHGPMAYYAVLAAKGFIDPAELTGWTSAESRLGTHPDGTLVPGVEIGSGSLGHGLPLAVGTALGLRVQRLTGSRVVVLLGDAELDEGSNHEAIALAGRAALERLTAVVIDNDSATHGWPGGIGRRFAVEGWETRTVDGRDHEALYRAFTAAHPPRPLAVVATVEPRD, from the coding sequence ATGACTACTCCGACGACCACTCCGACGACCACTCCGACACCTGCCCCGCGATCGCCGGGCTTCGCCGACCTGCCCGGCCTGATGTCGCAGCTGACCGGTGACGAGAAACACACCGCGGCGGCGACCTCCACATTGGATGTGCTCTGGGTGCTCTACGACCGGGTGCTCAACGTGACCCCGGAGACCGCAGGAGATCCCGCGCGGGACCGTTTCCTGCTGTCCAAGGGCCATGGGCCGATGGCCTACTACGCCGTGCTGGCCGCGAAGGGCTTCATCGACCCGGCCGAGCTCACCGGCTGGACCTCGGCGGAGTCCCGGCTCGGCACGCATCCCGACGGCACCCTGGTGCCCGGGGTGGAGATCGGCAGCGGCTCGCTGGGGCACGGCCTGCCACTGGCCGTCGGCACCGCGCTCGGCCTGCGGGTCCAGCGGTTGACCGGCTCGCGGGTGGTGGTGCTGCTCGGCGACGCCGAACTGGACGAGGGCTCCAACCACGAGGCGATCGCGCTGGCCGGCCGTGCCGCGCTGGAGCGGCTGACCGCCGTGGTGATCGACAACGACTCCGCGACGCACGGCTGGCCCGGCGGGATCGGACGGCGGTTCGCCGTGGAGGGCTGGGAGACCCGCACCGTGGACGGCCGCGACCACGAGGCGCTGTACCGGGCGTTCACCGCGGCACACCCACCGCGACCACTGGCCGTGGTGGCCACCGTCGAACCGAGGGATTGA
- the soxR gene encoding redox-sensitive transcriptional activator SoxR, with the protein MTKLADHLSIGQVAQRSGVPHTALRFYEDRGLIFAERSAGNQRRYPRSVLRRIAFIRAAQRVGLSLEEISEALSTLPRDHAPTKADWTRLSRNWQAELDARIDALQRLRDRLTGCVGCGCLSLRACSLHNTEDHMARFGSGARLLKPAAEGGQ; encoded by the coding sequence GTGACGAAGCTTGCCGACCACCTCAGCATCGGCCAGGTCGCGCAGCGCAGTGGCGTACCGCACACCGCGCTGCGCTTCTACGAGGACCGGGGCCTCATCTTCGCCGAGCGTTCCGCCGGCAACCAGCGCCGCTATCCCCGCTCGGTGCTGCGCCGGATCGCCTTCATCCGCGCGGCCCAGCGGGTCGGGCTCAGCCTGGAGGAGATCAGCGAGGCCCTTTCGACGCTGCCGCGCGACCACGCGCCGACCAAGGCCGACTGGACCCGGCTGTCCAGGAACTGGCAAGCCGAGCTGGACGCGAGAATCGACGCGCTGCAGCGGCTGCGCGACCGGCTGACCGGATGCGTGGGTTGCGGCTGCCTGTCCCTGCGCGCCTGCTCGCTGCACAACACCGAGGACCATATGGCCCGTTTCGGCTCCGGCGCCCGATTACTCAAACCGGCCGCCGAGGGCGGCCAGTAA
- a CDS encoding condensation domain-containing protein, which yields MRFTEISDYQVRPGRLTEWRPRAEQAAWADDPRPPSYLQEAHLRNARAQRDSGRDTPTWLATAFELPGRVDTVALESALLAWTDRHETLRSSLRCLPSPRGGTRLHRRTLASGAVSIERRVVGEFTHAAEVSKHVEELFDQATSPLDWPPYVFVTVEREESSTIYLGLDHTNVDGYSILLIAHEIRELYTAAVAGSRAELAETGSYLEFSRLERDEASRIGDAHETVAAWREFVRAEGGELPAFPLAVGGRQDGPVPQRSTCTWLLDPGQAESFEAACRKGGESFFAGVLACLGIASHEVSGRPSFRALAPFHTRSDAQWATSLGWYIGLIPLHLRVAGEGNFHNLTHSAAAAARDRRPMAKVPFARVCEVLDLPLEPRFVVSYMDMRRTPGAREWREWNTCAFHSRMTAADEVYIWIHRNHEGVYVTCRYPDTDAGNRNVLRYIGHLRRVIDEIAARGSYAIAGLPVIPSADIAIHW from the coding sequence ATGAGATTCACCGAGATTTCCGACTACCAGGTCCGGCCGGGACGGTTGACCGAATGGCGACCGCGAGCCGAGCAGGCCGCCTGGGCAGACGACCCCAGGCCGCCCTCCTACCTGCAGGAGGCACACCTGCGCAACGCGCGCGCCCAGCGGGACAGCGGGCGGGACACCCCCACCTGGCTGGCCACCGCCTTCGAACTGCCGGGCCGGGTGGACACCGTGGCGCTGGAGTCCGCCCTGCTGGCCTGGACCGACCGGCACGAGACCCTGCGCAGCAGCCTGCGCTGCCTGCCATCCCCGCGCGGCGGCACCCGGCTGCACCGTCGCACGCTGGCCAGCGGCGCGGTGTCGATCGAGCGGAGGGTGGTCGGCGAGTTCACCCATGCCGCCGAGGTCAGCAAGCACGTCGAGGAACTGTTCGACCAGGCGACGAGCCCGCTGGACTGGCCGCCGTACGTGTTCGTGACCGTGGAGCGGGAAGAGTCCTCGACCATCTATCTCGGCCTCGATCACACCAATGTGGACGGTTACTCGATACTGCTGATCGCACACGAGATCCGGGAGCTCTACACGGCCGCCGTGGCCGGTTCCCGCGCCGAGCTGGCGGAGACCGGAAGCTACCTGGAGTTCAGCAGGCTGGAACGGGACGAGGCCAGCAGGATCGGCGACGCGCACGAGACCGTCGCCGCCTGGCGCGAGTTCGTCCGGGCCGAGGGTGGTGAACTGCCCGCGTTCCCGCTCGCGGTCGGCGGCAGGCAGGACGGGCCGGTACCGCAGCGCAGCACCTGCACCTGGCTGCTCGACCCTGGGCAGGCCGAGTCCTTCGAGGCCGCCTGCCGCAAGGGCGGCGAGAGCTTCTTCGCCGGGGTGCTCGCCTGCCTCGGCATCGCGAGCCACGAGGTCAGCGGCAGGCCGTCCTTCCGCGCACTCGCGCCGTTCCACACCCGCAGCGACGCGCAGTGGGCGACCTCGCTCGGCTGGTACATCGGGCTGATCCCGCTGCACCTGCGGGTAGCGGGCGAGGGCAACTTCCACAACCTGACCCACTCGGCCGCCGCGGCGGCCAGGGACCGCCGCCCGATGGCGAAGGTTCCCTTCGCCAGGGTATGCGAGGTACTCGACCTTCCGCTGGAACCGAGATTCGTCGTGTCCTATATGGACATGCGGCGCACACCGGGGGCGCGGGAATGGCGGGAATGGAACACCTGCGCCTTCCACAGCAGGATGACCGCCGCGGACGAGGTCTACATCTGGATCCACCGCAACCACGAAGGGGTGTACGTGACCTGCCGGTACCCGGACACCGATGCGGGAAACCGCAACGTGCTCCGTTATATCGGGCACCTGCGCAGGGTCATCGACGAGATCGCGGCCCGCGGCAGCTACGCCATCGCCGGCCTGCCCGTCATTCCCTCCGCCGATATCGCCATCCACTGGTAA
- a CDS encoding condensation domain-containing protein — translation MLMTPILGYEPRPGRLVEWTLDERTLTAADSAPSHPSPPSYVQERHIRRALANEESGTVQSPWLATVFDLPGSLDIGAMGAAIEKWIRRHPTLLTWFRVAGDGLQRHAVPAESLSLHATEVGEFTDPVAIREHLLDRFDERTNPLRWPPFVFGAILRDESSTVYFAVDHSHSDGYSIILVFDELRRLYQAELDGTEAELPEVGSYVDFCQLERERAARITANSPAVHRWLEFWLAGGGQPPRFPLDLGVATNGSYPAVPFEIDLFDAAEAEVFASTCKELGGGFSAGLLAAIGVTNRELAGQDGYRGLAVVHTRDEPRWAATQGWFINLVPVQFPVGDSFGEVIGQAQRAFSAARELAGVSVHRVAEVVSEGLNTGADPRAVLPMVSYIDTRVAPGSPDFEQADCRVLGGPGDGHDVPIWVNRLWRRTYLKASYPDTPQAHANVPRYLEHLREVLRAIVRTGDYRTGELAPTARV, via the coding sequence ATGCTGATGACGCCGATACTCGGCTACGAGCCGAGACCCGGTCGCCTCGTCGAATGGACCCTGGACGAGCGGACCCTGACCGCGGCCGACTCCGCCCCTTCGCATCCGTCCCCGCCCTCATACGTGCAGGAACGCCACATCCGGCGGGCACTGGCCAACGAGGAGTCCGGCACGGTGCAGTCACCGTGGCTGGCCACGGTGTTCGACCTGCCAGGCAGCCTGGACATCGGCGCGATGGGTGCCGCGATCGAGAAGTGGATCCGCAGGCACCCCACGCTGCTGACCTGGTTCCGGGTGGCCGGCGACGGCCTGCAACGGCACGCCGTGCCCGCCGAGAGCCTTTCCCTGCACGCCACCGAGGTCGGCGAGTTCACCGATCCCGTTGCGATCCGGGAGCACCTGCTGGACCGGTTCGACGAGCGGACCAACCCGCTGCGCTGGCCCCCGTTCGTGTTCGGCGCGATCCTGCGCGATGAATCGTCCACTGTGTACTTCGCGGTGGACCATTCGCATTCCGACGGCTACTCGATCATCCTGGTATTCGACGAGCTGCGCAGGCTCTACCAGGCCGAGCTGGACGGCACCGAGGCCGAGCTGCCGGAAGTGGGCAGCTATGTCGATTTCTGCCAGCTGGAGCGGGAGCGCGCGGCCCGGATCACCGCGAACTCGCCCGCCGTGCACCGGTGGCTGGAGTTCTGGCTGGCAGGCGGCGGCCAGCCGCCGAGGTTCCCGTTGGATCTCGGTGTCGCCACGAACGGCAGCTACCCGGCGGTGCCGTTCGAGATCGACCTCTTCGACGCGGCCGAGGCGGAGGTGTTCGCCTCGACCTGCAAGGAGCTCGGTGGCGGTTTCTCGGCGGGACTGCTGGCCGCGATCGGCGTCACCAACCGGGAGCTGGCCGGCCAGGACGGCTACCGCGGGCTGGCCGTGGTGCACACCAGGGACGAGCCCCGCTGGGCGGCTACCCAGGGCTGGTTCATCAACCTGGTCCCGGTGCAGTTCCCGGTCGGCGACAGCTTCGGCGAGGTGATCGGGCAGGCGCAGCGGGCGTTCTCCGCCGCACGGGAGCTGGCCGGTGTCTCCGTGCATCGGGTCGCCGAGGTGGTGAGCGAAGGGCTGAACACCGGGGCCGACCCGCGTGCCGTGCTGCCGATGGTCTCCTACATCGACACCCGGGTGGCCCCGGGCTCGCCGGACTTCGAGCAGGCCGACTGCCGGGTGCTCGGCGGGCCAGGGGACGGCCACGACGTGCCGATCTGGGTCAACCGGTTGTGGCGCCGCACCTACCTGAAGGCGAGCTACCCGGACACCCCGCAGGCGCACGCGAACGTGCCGCGTTACCTGGAGCACCTGCGCGAGGTGCTGCGCGCCATCGTGCGCACCGGGGACTACCGGACCGGCGAGCTCGCGCCCACAGCCAGGGTCTAG
- a CDS encoding condensation domain-containing protein, which produces MRVTTIEHYRPEPGELIEWSATPATLAAAASAASSPVPPSFNQRFHLDTARRRGSGPGTWLALSFDLPGRADPAALHRAFEQWLGRHETLRSGFRERAGEIERFVLPPEHLALGRETIGEFPAGQELRAYLRRRLDTVCRPLSRSQSWPSYLLTAILRPDRSTVFCGFDHCDVDGYSLAIAVHELQELYRSGSVEPSEAGSFLDFCAAEQAAPVPDPGHEVVRAWDAFLAACGETPPSFPLDLGVEPGQPVAQAADCRPLLDAEGAAEFERTCRAHGGSVFTGVLTAVGLAARRFGAGEVVRLLTPMHTRTDPRWEHAVGWLTTVAPLALDVRSGQFSEALPLVHQEFRAALRLGRVPVPLVLAALGPRFRRGGDDVFMVSYTDYRRFQGSERHAEVDAQHISNVTVADDAQFWVSRTHEGLFLRSRYPGTPVAIRQITAFTGALTRILAAPG; this is translated from the coding sequence ATGCGGGTCACCACGATCGAGCACTACCGCCCGGAGCCAGGTGAGCTGATCGAGTGGTCGGCCACCCCGGCCACCCTAGCCGCGGCGGCGTCCGCGGCGAGCAGTCCGGTCCCACCCTCGTTCAACCAGCGGTTCCACCTGGACACCGCCCGCCGTCGCGGCAGCGGGCCGGGTACCTGGCTGGCGCTGTCCTTCGACCTGCCGGGCCGGGCGGACCCCGCGGCGCTGCACCGGGCTTTCGAGCAGTGGCTCGGCAGGCACGAGACCCTGCGCAGCGGCTTCCGCGAACGCGCTGGTGAGATCGAGCGATTCGTGCTACCACCCGAACACCTGGCCCTCGGCCGGGAGACCATCGGCGAGTTCCCGGCAGGGCAGGAGCTGCGGGCGTACCTGCGGCGCCGGCTGGACACGGTGTGCCGGCCACTGTCCCGGTCACAGTCCTGGCCCTCCTATCTGCTGACCGCGATCCTGCGGCCGGATCGCAGCACGGTGTTCTGCGGGTTCGATCACTGCGATGTGGACGGTTACTCGCTGGCCATCGCCGTGCACGAGCTCCAGGAGCTCTACCGGTCCGGCTCGGTCGAACCATCGGAGGCAGGCAGCTTCCTGGACTTCTGCGCCGCGGAGCAGGCCGCTCCGGTACCCGATCCCGGGCATGAGGTGGTGCGGGCCTGGGACGCGTTCCTCGCGGCCTGCGGCGAGACGCCTCCTTCCTTTCCACTGGACCTCGGGGTGGAGCCTGGGCAGCCGGTGGCCCAGGCTGCCGACTGCCGGCCGCTGCTGGATGCCGAGGGCGCAGCCGAGTTCGAACGGACCTGCCGCGCCCACGGCGGCAGCGTGTTCACCGGGGTGCTGACCGCTGTCGGCCTGGCCGCCAGGCGGTTCGGTGCGGGCGAGGTGGTCCGGCTCCTCACCCCCATGCACACCCGCACCGATCCGCGCTGGGAGCACGCCGTCGGCTGGCTCACCACGGTAGCGCCGTTGGCTCTGGACGTCCGAAGTGGACAATTTTCCGAGGCACTACCGTTGGTACACCAGGAATTCCGCGCCGCGCTGCGGCTCGGCCGTGTTCCGGTACCGCTGGTGCTCGCCGCGCTCGGACCGCGGTTCCGACGCGGTGGCGACGACGTGTTCATGGTGTCCTATACCGACTACCGGCGGTTCCAGGGCTCGGAGCGGCACGCCGAGGTGGACGCCCAGCACATCAGCAACGTCACCGTGGCCGACGACGCTCAGTTCTGGGTCTCCCGCACCCATGAGGGTCTCTTTCTCCGCTCGCGCTACCCGGGCACCCCGGTGGCCATACGGCAGATCACCGCCTTCACCGGCGCCCTCACCCGGATCCTGGCCGCGCCGGGGTGA
- a CDS encoding DUF2695 domain-containing protein — translation MLDESGCDNTLRWAKRWRDLCVPEAVTLEHDLERQGGYCDCEIGYNIHPDHTQRAEDEPPPACAGVSRRGCTGPCAR, via the coding sequence ATGCTGGACGAGTCCGGTTGTGACAACACGCTTCGCTGGGCGAAACGCTGGCGGGACCTGTGCGTACCGGAGGCCGTGACGCTGGAACACGACCTTGAGCGCCAGGGCGGTTACTGCGACTGCGAGATCGGCTACAACATCCACCCGGACCATACGCAGCGTGCGGAGGACGAACCACCGCCCGCCTGTGCCGGGGTGAGCCGCCGTGGCTGCACGGGTCCGTGTGCCCGGTGA
- a CDS encoding RNA 2'-phosphotransferase, which produces MEKRTLVRVSKRLSKHLRHAPGKIGIRLDPGGWVEVDTLLAALARHGLRLSRAELEEVVAGNDKRRFAFDETGTRIRANQGHSVQVELDLPVADPPDLLYHGTVDRLAEEILRTGLRPMGRHDVHLSSTVETARTVGARRGRPVVFQVDARAMATAGHEFRVSANGVWLTGSVPPQFLREHS; this is translated from the coding sequence ATGGAGAAAAGAACACTCGTTCGGGTGTCGAAGCGGCTGTCGAAGCATCTGCGGCACGCACCCGGGAAGATCGGAATACGGCTGGATCCCGGCGGCTGGGTCGAGGTGGACACCCTGCTGGCGGCGCTGGCAAGGCACGGGCTCCGGCTGAGCCGCGCCGAACTCGAGGAAGTGGTGGCCGGCAACGACAAACGGCGGTTCGCCTTCGACGAGACCGGCACCAGGATCAGGGCGAACCAGGGGCACAGCGTCCAGGTGGAACTGGACCTGCCGGTGGCGGACCCACCGGACCTGCTCTACCACGGAACCGTCGACCGGCTGGCGGAGGAGATCCTGCGTACCGGCCTGCGCCCGATGGGCAGACACGATGTGCACCTGTCCAGCACGGTGGAGACCGCGCGCACGGTGGGCGCCCGCCGCGGCCGGCCGGTCGTGTTCCAGGTGGACGCGCGGGCCATGGCCACGGCCGGGCACGAGTTCCGGGTCAGCGCCAACGGGGTCTGGCTCACCGGCTCCGTTCCGCCACAATTCCTGCGGGAACACTCCTAG
- a CDS encoding TIGR03667 family PPOX class F420-dependent oxidoreductase — MTDVLPAEGAPFGDRVRRRLRTEPVIWLVTVGADGTPQPNPVWFLWEGGNTVLTYNLPSAYRMTHMRNRPQVSLHFDSDGEGEDIIILKGTAEFAEDQQSALETPAFLEKYREGMVRVTGSPERFSATYSAPVRIRIEKVRGF, encoded by the coding sequence ATGACAGACGTACTGCCCGCCGAGGGAGCCCCTTTCGGCGACCGGGTCCGGCGGCGACTGCGGACGGAGCCGGTGATCTGGCTGGTCACGGTCGGCGCGGACGGGACGCCGCAACCGAATCCGGTGTGGTTCTTGTGGGAAGGTGGGAACACCGTGCTCACCTACAACCTGCCGAGCGCGTACCGGATGACCCACATGCGCAACCGGCCACAGGTGTCCCTGCATTTCGACAGTGACGGCGAGGGCGAGGACATCATCATCCTGAAGGGAACCGCCGAGTTCGCCGAGGACCAGCAGTCCGCGCTGGAGACGCCTGCCTTCCTGGAGAAGTACCGGGAGGGCATGGTGCGGGTGACCGGTAGCCCGGAGCGGTTCAGCGCGACCTACTCGGCCCCGGTGCGGATCCGGATCGAGAAGGTCCGCGGGTTCTGA
- a CDS encoding TetR/AcrR family transcriptional regulator produces the protein MTAGTAGTVETGAGGTEDTRSRLLATALRLFTEHGVEGTSLQMIADALGVTKAAVYYHFKAKSEIAEAVAQPALRELDVILDEAAAKRRRGAQVDHLLSGFVDVVVRHRRLLALFSSDPGIARAVEASLHGEQNMESRLLAILVGPEPDAGDVVTAHVALAGIGLAGGAPAMAELDDDTLRRHLLEVGRRLLRRPRPPRLD, from the coding sequence ATGACAGCCGGTACCGCTGGGACCGTCGAAACCGGCGCCGGTGGCACCGAGGACACCCGCAGCCGGTTACTGGCCACCGCACTGCGGTTGTTCACCGAGCACGGCGTGGAGGGCACCTCGCTGCAGATGATCGCCGACGCGCTCGGGGTGACCAAGGCGGCCGTCTACTACCACTTCAAGGCCAAGAGCGAGATCGCCGAGGCCGTGGCCCAGCCTGCCCTGCGCGAGCTGGATGTGATCCTCGACGAGGCCGCGGCCAAGCGGCGCCGCGGGGCGCAGGTCGATCACCTGCTGTCCGGGTTCGTCGATGTGGTGGTGCGGCACCGGCGGCTACTCGCGCTGTTCAGCAGCGATCCGGGTATCGCCCGCGCGGTCGAGGCCTCGCTGCACGGTGAGCAGAACATGGAAAGCAGGCTGCTGGCGATCCTGGTCGGGCCGGAGCCGGACGCAGGGGACGTGGTCACCGCGCATGTCGCACTGGCCGGGATCGGGCTGGCGGGGGGAGCCCCCGCGATGGCCGAGCTGGACGACGACACCCTGCGCCGCCATCTGCTCGAGGTCGGCAGGCGGCTGCTGCGCAGGCCGCGGCCGCCCCGGCTGGACTGA